The following are encoded in a window of Chlorocebus sabaeus isolate Y175 chromosome 22, mChlSab1.0.hap1, whole genome shotgun sequence genomic DNA:
- the SLC38A3 gene encoding sodium-coupled neutral amino acid transporter 3 yields the protein MEVPLQTEMVELVPNGKHSEGLLPVITPMAGNQRVEDPTGSCIEGKSFLQKSPSKEPHFTDFEGKTSFGMSVFNLSNAIMGSGILGLAYAMANTGIILFLFLLTAVALLSSYSIHLLLKSSGVVGIRAYEQLGYRAFGTPGKLAAALAITLQNIGAMSSYLYIIKSELPLVIQTFLNLEEKTSDWYMNGNYLVILVSVIIILPLALMRQLGYLGYSSGFSLSCMVFFLIAVIYKKFHVPCPLPPNFNNTTGNFSHMEVMKEKVQLQIEPEAAAFCTPSYFTLNSQTAYTIPIMAFAFVCHPEVLPIYTELKDPSKKKMQHISNLSIAVMYIMYFLAALFGYLTFYDGVESELLHTYSKVDPFDVLILCVRVAVLTAVTLTVPIVLFPVRRAIQQMLFPNQEFSWLRHVLIAIGLLTCINLLVIFAPNILGIFGVIGATSAPCLIFIFPAIFYFRIMPTEKEPARSTPKILALCFAVLGFLLMTMSLSFIIIDWASGTSRHGGNH from the exons ATGGAGGTGCCTTTGCAGACAGAGATGGTGGAGCTGGTGCCCAATGGCAAACACTCAGAGGGGCTGCTCCCAGTCATCACACCTATGGCAGGCAACCAGAG GGTCGAGGACCCCACAGGGAGCTGTATTGAGGGCAAGAGCTTCCTACAGAAAAGTCCCAGCAAGGAGCCACACTTCACCGAC TTCGAGGGGAAGACATCATTTGGGATGTCAGTGTTCAACCTCAGCAATGCCATCATGGGCAGCGGCATCCTCGGACTCGCCTATGCCATGGCCAATACGGGCATTATCCTTTTCCT GTTCCTGTTGACGGCTGTCGCCTTGCTCTCCAGCTACTCCATCCACCTGCTACTCAAGTCCTCAGGGGTCGTCG GCATCCGTGCCTATGAGCAGCTGGGCTACCGTGCCTTTGGGACCCCAGGAAAGCTGGCAGCAGCCCTGGCCATCACGCTCCAGAACATCGGAG CCATGTCCAGCTACTTGTACATCATCAAGTCTGAGCTGCCACTTGTCATACAGACCTTCCTGAACCTGGAGGAGAAAACCTC GGACTGGTACATGAATGGGAACTACCTGGTGATCCTTGTTTCTGTCAtcatcattctgcccctggcacTGATGCGGCAGCTTG GCTACCTGGGCTACTCCAGCGGCTTCTCTCTTAGCTGCATGGTGTTCTTCCTAATTGCA GTCATCTACAAAAAGTTCCACGTGCCCTGCCCACTGCCCCCCAACTTCAACAACACCACAGGCAACTTCAGCCACATGGAGGTCATGAAGGAGAAGGTGCAGCTGCAGATCGAGCCTGAGGCTGCAGCCTTTTGCACTCCCAGTTACTTCACGCTCAACTCACAG ACAGCATACACCATCCCCATCATGGCCTTCGCCTTCGTCTGCCACCCCGAGGTGCTGCCCATCTATACCGAGCTCAAGGA CCCCTCCAAGAAGAAGATGCAGCATATCTCCAACCTGTCCATCGCCGTCATGTACATCATGTACTTCCTGGCTGCCCTCTTTGGCTACCTCACCTTCTATG ATGGGGTGGAGTCAGAGCTGCTGCATACCTACAGCAAGGTGGACCCATTTGACGTGCTGATCCTGTGTGTGCGTGTAGCCGTGCTGACAGCAGTCACGCTCACAGTGCCCATCGTTCTGTTCCCG GTGCGCCGCGCCATCCAGCAGATGCTGTTTCCGAACCAGGAGTTCAGCTGGCTGCGGCATGTGCTTATTGCTATTGGCCTGCTCACTTGTATCAACCTGCTGGTCATCTTTGCCCCAAACATCCTGGGCATCTTTGGGGTCATCG GTGCCACATCTGCCCCATGCCTCATCTTCATCTTCCCTGCCATCTTCTACTTCCGAATCATGCCCACGGAGAAGGAGCCTGCGAGATCCACCCCCAAAATCCTG GCCCTATGTTTTGCTGTGCTTGGCTTCTTGCTGATGACCATGAGCTTGAGCTTCATCATCATTGACTGGGCCTCAGGGACCAGCCGGCACGGAGGAAACCACTAG